Genomic segment of Roseofilum casamattae BLCC-M143:
TTAAGCAATTAGCGATCGAATACACTACCCTTCTGATTATAAAAATCGTAGATCGAGCTGGAACCCTTGTCAATAGGTTCAGTTATCTCCGCAAAATGCTAGAGGTAAAGTTTTGCAAAGTTTTGTAGATATAGTATTATTCAATCTTAGAGCGATAGTTGATAAGCGAATATCTTTGGTTTAAGGGAATGAAGGCGATCGCATTTTGTACTTCTTTGTATTGCCAGCGCTCTGGTAGATAATTGGAAAATCCGAGATAGTGAGATTCGGGATGAGAACAATAAAACGTTCGCGTATCAAAATCAATGAAGACGGTTGGAAAGAAACAAAATTCCGACTCTATTTGTTCGCTTTCGGATAAACTCTGGTAGTCTGCTCTCAAGCGCTCTAGTCGAACAACCTGAGATCGCGAAGTGGCTCGGACTGCTCGCGAATTAGGATTGAGTACTCATGCTTACGTGCAACAACAAACTGGCTGGCTTCTACGCAAAGAACTTTATTATCCTCCTGAAGAAGAAACATCATGACTCAAAGCTCAAACGAACGATCGCTATTCCCCTAATTTCAGTACCATTCCCTCGCGAGCCAGAATAGAATTCGGAAACACCTTTTGTACCTCAACTTGAATTTGGTCCAGGGTATCGTCATTATGATTGGGTTCGTGATGGAAAATGACTAGCTTTTTCACGCCTGCCTGTTCTGCCACTTTCACTCCCTCTTGCCACGTAGAATGACCCCAACCCACCTTAGATGCCTTCGGGTTATGGTATTCGTCATCGGTATACATGGCATCGTAAATCAACAGGTCGGCATCCCGCGCTAAAGTCAACACATCTTCATCCAGGCGATCGCTATAATGCTCCGTATCCGTACAATAAACTGCAGTTTGACCGCCGCAACTAATCCGATATCCCATAGCGCCATTGGGATGATTTAAATGCCCTGTTTCAATCTCAATCTCGCCCAGAGACATTGTTTGGCCGGGAAGCAACCGCGAAAACTTTAAGTTCGCTTTCGGAGTTGCAGAAGGAACTGGAGAGTTGACATGCAAGATTGAATCATAGAAATGCTCTTTGAGAGAGTCGCTCGATGCCGGAACATCTCCCCAAATATGGATATTACGATCGCGATCGAACAGCGGACGGAAAAATGGAACGCCTTGGATATGATCCCAGTGATAATGGGTAAAAAACAAATTCATATCCGCAGCTTGTTGTTCGCACAGATAGTCTCCCAGAGCGCGCAACCCCGTTCCACCATCAAAAATCAGATGTCGGTCGGCGATACGCATTTCCAAACAGGATGTATTTCCGCCATAGCGAACCGTTTCCGGTCCGGGAGAGGGAATACTACCGCGAACGCCCCAAAATTGAACCTCAAAGAAAGAAGAAGGGTTATTAGTCATCGCTGTCGCTTAGAGATTGAGTGTTCTGCATTGACCTTGGTGACGGAGGAGGTGGTCGCATAGGACGAGGGCCACCATTGCTTCTACCATAGGCACGGCTCTGGGTAAAACGCAAGGATCGTGACGGCCTTTAGCGGCGAGAACAGTTTCTTCCCCATCGCGAGTGACGGTACGCTGTTCTTTCCGAATGGTGGCAGTGGGTTTAAACGCAACTCGCAGCACGATCGCCTCGCCATTGGCAATGCCCCCTTGAATGCCCCCCGAACGGTTGGTTAGGGTGCGAACTTCCCCATCCTCGGCGATCGCGAATTCGTCATTGTGTTCGCTTCCCGTCAGCGTTGTTCCAGCAAACCCGGAACCAATTTCAAAACCTTTACTTGCCGGCAAAGACATCACCCCTTTAGCCAGATCTGCTTCTAGCTTATCAAATACAGGCATTCCCAACCCTTTCGGGACATTCCGCGCTACGCATTCCACCACGCCACCAATAGAGTCTCCCTGGCGCTTGATGTCTTCAATTAACTCGATCATCTTCTCGCACGCATCGAGATCGGGACAGCGAACAATATTGCTTTCGACTTGTTCTAATGTTACTGTTTCCGGATCGATAATTGCTTCTAGGGTTTTAATTCGCTTGACGTAACCGACAATATCGACGCCAGCAGCGAGTTTCAGGATTTTTTTCGCGATCGCCCCCGCCGCTACCCGTCCGATGGTTTCCCGCGCCGAGGAGCGTCCTCCCCCTTGCCAATTGCGAATTCCATATTTAGCGTCGTAAGTCGCGTCAGCATGAGACGGGCGATATTTCTGCGCCATTTCGTCATAATCTTGCGGCCGGGTATCCTTATTGCGCACCAGGATAGTAATGGGAGTTCCCAAAGTTTTGCCTTCAAAGACTCCCGAGATAATTTCGCAGGTATCGGTTTCTTTGCGAGGTGTCGTAATTTTACTCTGTCCCGGCCGTCGGCGATCGAGTTCCACCTGAATTTCTTCAGCGGAAATAGGGACGCGAGGCGGACATCCATCAACAATTACTCCGACTCCACCGCCATGAGATTCTCCAAATGTCGTAATCCGAAATAAATGCCCAAAGGTATTGCCCATGATTGTTGATGAGTGAGGTGGAGGCGATTATTATAGCAAATCGCGATCGCTTCTTTCCTTCTAAATTCCGGTGAATTTATTCCCCAAACGAATAACCTTATTCCCGTAAAAACTGAGCGTCCCATTCGGGAAGGGAGGGATTAATATTCACGCTCGAGGCAATTTCAAACCCAGCGGGAGTGGTCAGGCGCGGCCGAATTTGGCAGTACCAGTGTACCTGAGGTTCTTCTGCCTTGTAACGAGCGGCGGTATTGATGGTGTAATTGTAGTCCGGGTCGTTCAGTTTATCGGCCAATCGCGTTAGGATCTCGTGTAGCATGGCGGCAAAATCCACTTTCTCGCGATCGGTAATACTACCAAAATCTGCCTCGTGGTGTTTGGGAGCAATATTAATCTCAAAGGGGACTTTGGCTGCAAAAGGGACAAAGGCCAGAAAGGTGTCGTTTTCGGCAATAACTCGAGTTTGTTCTTTCATTTCAAACTCCAGTACGTCGCAGTACAAACAGCGTCCCCAATCATCGTAGTATCGTTGCGCTTCTTCTTCTTTCCAGCGTCGTTGTTGCGGCACAATGCTGGTGACAATAATTTGCGAATGGGGATGGGGTTGAGATGCTCCAGCGCGCTGGCCGTGGTTGCGAAAGATAATCGCCATCATGCTCTCATGTTGTTGCATCAGATCGATGTAGCGGTGATGGTAAGTTTCTACGATCAGTTCCACTTCCGATCGCTCCATGGTGGGGATATCTTTATCGTGATCGGGACTTTCAATAATCACTTCGTGGCGGCCGTATCCGGGCATAGTGAGATAAATACCGTGGCTGGAGCGAGCGGTATTTTCCATGGGAGAAAGAGCGGGATAGCGGTTGGCTATCACCCGAGTTTGCCACCCACAGCCATTGGCTCTGGGCAATTCGAGAATAATCTTCTCATCCTCGTGAGTCCCCCCAGGACAGAACGGACATTGCGATCGATCTAATTTCGGTGGAGAGGAGCGATGGGTATCTTGAGGACGACGTTTGCGGTTGGGAGCATAGATAACCCATTCCCTGGTTACTTTATTCAGTCGAATATGGCTGCCTTCGAGATGTTGCACTGGTATCCCGGATAATGGTGCTCAGAATTGGTGGGGGGAGAGTT
This window contains:
- a CDS encoding MBL fold metallo-hydrolase, translating into MTNNPSSFFEVQFWGVRGSIPSPGPETVRYGGNTSCLEMRIADRHLIFDGGTGLRALGDYLCEQQAADMNLFFTHYHWDHIQGVPFFRPLFDRDRNIHIWGDVPASSDSLKEHFYDSILHVNSPVPSATPKANLKFSRLLPGQTMSLGEIEIETGHLNHPNGAMGYRISCGGQTAVYCTDTEHYSDRLDEDVLTLARDADLLIYDAMYTDDEYHNPKASKVGWGHSTWQEGVKVAEQAGVKKLVIFHHEPNHNDDTLDQIQVEVQKVFPNSILAREGMVLKLGE
- the aroC gene encoding chorismate synthase produces the protein MGNTFGHLFRITTFGESHGGGVGVIVDGCPPRVPISAEEIQVELDRRRPGQSKITTPRKETDTCEIISGVFEGKTLGTPITILVRNKDTRPQDYDEMAQKYRPSHADATYDAKYGIRNWQGGGRSSARETIGRVAAGAIAKKILKLAAGVDIVGYVKRIKTLEAIIDPETVTLEQVESNIVRCPDLDACEKMIELIEDIKRQGDSIGGVVECVARNVPKGLGMPVFDKLEADLAKGVMSLPASKGFEIGSGFAGTTLTGSEHNDEFAIAEDGEVRTLTNRSGGIQGGIANGEAIVLRVAFKPTATIRKEQRTVTRDGEETVLAAKGRHDPCVLPRAVPMVEAMVALVLCDHLLRHQGQCRTLNL
- the galT gene encoding galactose-1-phosphate uridylyltransferase: MQHLEGSHIRLNKVTREWVIYAPNRKRRPQDTHRSSPPKLDRSQCPFCPGGTHEDEKIILELPRANGCGWQTRVIANRYPALSPMENTARSSHGIYLTMPGYGRHEVIIESPDHDKDIPTMERSEVELIVETYHHRYIDLMQQHESMMAIIFRNHGQRAGASQPHPHSQIIVTSIVPQQRRWKEEEAQRYYDDWGRCLYCDVLEFEMKEQTRVIAENDTFLAFVPFAAKVPFEINIAPKHHEADFGSITDREKVDFAAMLHEILTRLADKLNDPDYNYTINTAARYKAEEPQVHWYCQIRPRLTTPAGFEIASSVNINPSLPEWDAQFLRE